CGGGGCGACACGGATCATCCACCTCAGCGCCGCCGGTGCCGATCCCAATCATGGCGCCAGTATGTACCTGCGAACCAAAGGCGAAGGTGAACAGCAGCTGCATATCAACGGCGGCGATCGCTTGGACATTACCATTCTGCGTCCTTCGGTGATATTCGGTCCCGGGGATCTGTTTTTGAATCGCTTCGCTCAACTCTTGAAATGGGCACCGGGCATCTTTCCCCTGCCATGCCCGTGGGCGCGCATGCAACCGGTCTTTGTCGGAGATGTCGTCCTGGCGTTGGCCGCATGCCTGGATCGCCCCGACACCATTGGGCAGCGCTATTGCCTGGGTGGCCCCCATGTCCATACGCTGATCGAGCTGGTCCGCCAGACGGCGGAGACGGCCAGGATCCGGCGCGTGGTCGTCCCGCTACCCGACATGATTTCGCGTTTGCAGGCCGCCATCATGGCGTATTTACCCGGCAAACCGTTTTCCATGGACAACTATCACTCGACCCAAATCGACAATGTCTGCCCGACGAATGCATTAACGACCGTCTTTGCCCTTGCGCCGCGTAGCGTAGCGGCAATGTTGCCCACCTATCTCCCAATGCGCGGGTCACCGCGACCATGAATCGTTCCAAAACAGAAACCCTGCAAACCTATCTCGTCGGGGGCGCCGTCCGCGATGAGCTGCTCAGCCTGCCCGTGCGGGAGCGCGATCACGTCGTGATTGGCGCCACCCCAGAGCAAATGCGCGCCCACGGCTTCCGCCAGGTCGGCCGCGACTTCCCGGTGTTCCTTCATCCGCGTACGGGTGAGGAATACGCACTTGCGCGCACCGAACGCAAAAGCGGCCCTGGACATCGGGGGTTCGTGGTCCACGCCGATCCCGACGTCGATCTGGAAGAAGACTTGCGCCGGAGAGACCTCACCATCAATGCCATGGCGCGCGCCGCCGACGGCACGCTGATCGATCCCTACGGAGGACAACGTGATCTGGCCGCACGACGGTTGCAGCATGTCTCACCGGCCTTTGTCGAGGACCCACTGCGAATCCTGCGTGTCGCCCGATTCGCAAGCCGCCTCGCCCCACTGGGCTTTTCGGTAGCGCCGGAAACACTCGCGCTGATGCGCCAGATGGTCGAACAGGGAATGCTCGCCGAGTTGACCGCCGAACGGGTCTGGCGGGAGTGGGAAAAGGCCTTGGAACAACCCGTCCCTGGCGTGTTCTTTACGGTCCTGCACGCCTGTGGTGCCCATCAGATGCTCTGGCCCGAGCTTCCCTGGCCCGACCGGGATCCACCGGTTTGGCGTACGTTTCTCGATGACTTGGCATTACGCGAATCACGCCCTCGATTACGGTATGCCGGCCTCTGGCTCGCCGCCGCTGTCGTCCCGACTGCGCACGCCGCGGTCGCCCGGCGCTACCGGATTCCGGTTCGCTTCGCCGATCTGGCCAATCTCGCCCTGGGTCCCGGTGCATCCCCACCTGCAGGAACAGACGCCGAAACATGGCTGGGCTTTCTGGAAGACACCGACGCCCTGCGCCGGCCAGCGCGATTCCTGGAATTCCTCGACTTGCTGGCCGAATGGGAACATTTTTCGCAGGCCCGATCTCCAAGCGCGGCCTGCCTGCGGCGCGTGTTTCAGCAGGTGAACACGGTATCCAGTGATGCCCTGCGCCAGGCCGGGCACAGCGGATGGGCCCTCGGCCAGGAAATTCGCAACGCCCGCCGACGGGTGATTCAGGATGTGCTCTGGGAACGTCAGAATCAGCCTGACTGACCGCCCTTGCCGTCGTGCGGAATAGTCGACCCCGTGCCTCGCACGTCATAATGACGCCGTTTTTCCCGCAGGAGCCAACCTGGATGTCTGCCTACCTCGCCGCGCTCGTTCTGGGCATTATCGAAGGGCTAACCGAGTTCCTTCCCGTATCCAGCACCGGCCATCTGATTCTCGCTGCTGAATGGATGGGCGTACATGACGAGAAGGGCAAGCTCTTCGAGGTCGTCATTCAGTTGGGCGCCATCCTGGCCATCTGCTGGGAATATCGCGCGCGACTGGGCGGCGTCGTGGGTGGTCTTTCGAGCGATGCCCAGGCGCGGCGCTTTGCCACCAACGTGATGATCGCCTTTCTGCCCGCCGCCGTGCTGGGCGCGCTCTTCATCGGCCCCATCAAGTCCGTGCTTTTTCAAACCCCCATCGTCGCATCAGCCTGGATTCTCGGCGGTATTTTCATCCTGTGGACTGAACGGCGGATGCATGAAGTGCACGTTCATGAGGTGGAGGACCTGCGCCCGGTGGACGCGCTGAAAGTGGGCCTGGCCCAGACCTTGGCGCTGATTCCCGGCGTCTCCCGTTCCGGCGCCACGATCATTGGCGGGCTATGGTTCGGCCTCTCGCGCCGTGCCGCGACGGAATTTTCCTTTTTTTTGGCGATCCCGACCATGTTCGCCGCCGCTTCCTACGACCTCTACAAACATGGCGCCCTGCTGACTGTCGAGGATATTGGGCCATTCGCGGTGGGATTCGCCGCAGCCTTTGCCAGCGCTTTCATTGCCGTCCGTGCCTTGCTGCGCTACATCCAGCGCCATGATTTCAGTGTGTTCGCCTGGTACCGAATCGTCTTCGGAATCCTGATCCTCGCCGTCGGCTGACTGCCTCTGCGCCCGGCCCCGATCAGCGCTTGAAACCTGTCGCATCATCCCCCGCCGTCCTGTACAGACACTGACGAGCTCGCCCATCTCGTCTCGATCCCAAAGGACGATGGGCCACGCTTGTCTCAGATCGCGATATCGCTTCCGGATATGTGGGCATGCTCGCCGGTATTGGACATAATGGTTGCCTCCTCCGATACCGTTGCCATCCTGTCCACAATGGCCTGACTGGCGATCAGAACGAAAGCGGCGATCCGGGGCGCCCGGTCGCCCCCGCGACACATTACCGCCGCATCATCCCGATGCGCCGTGGTGCGCTGTACGCCGAATCCGACACCGTCCGAGGCATTGGAGATCGTCATGACGCCAAGATCGTGGTTTGCCTGCGCAGCAGCAACTGTCATGGGCATCGTAACCCCCGCTGGAGCAGCACCGCCTGCCGCATCAGCGCACCATTCAATGGCCGGCCTTCATGCGGATACACGGATCTCGCTGCCGGTCAGGCCGGCCCTAGCGCGGCATCAGAAACAGAACATGCGCGAACACCTCGAAGCCGTCCAGGCGATCGTCGCAGGCCTGGCCACCGGCGATTTCACAGCCATCGAAACAGCCACCCAATGCGAGCACATGGGCGCGGACGCGCCGGGATTCGCCGAGCGCGCGATTGCCTTTCACAAATCGGCCGATGAAATCGCCGCAGCAGCGCGCCGAAAGGACATCCAGGATGTCACCGCCAACCTGAGCCGTACATTGGTTCAATGCGTCGGCTGCCATGCGACCTACAGGCAGGACATCATCGGCAAACGCAGCCACGATCGTCTTGTCGAGCCGTTCATCGGCAGCCATCACTAGATCCGAATGACGCTTCGACGCGGGTCGATAGGCGGCAAATCCCCAAATCATGCTGGGGCACCCAGCCACCTCGCATCAATCCCCTGCTTGCGCCGCGACCAGCGATGCCGACCGTCAATGACGGGCACGACGCCCTTCGAGCTGCGACTGCACGATCATCGCCCATCATGGCCCCGATTTCAGCCCATCCGGCACGTCAATGGTGCGCCGAGCATTCGACGGACGTGGATTCCTGCCGGTACCAACCCGATCAGCCCACTACTTGCCTGTGTTGTTCAATATGGTACCGGCATGCCTCGCTTATGCAGCCGAAATCAGCCCCAGACTCGGGGCCCTTCACCTTGCGCCCAGACCCGAATCCCCCTCTTGGCTCACGGCTCACCTCCTCGCGCATAGCCGCGAAAACCAGGAACCACATGGCCGCATCCTCCGAGTGCGGTGAGGCACAACAGCATCCGTATCTTTACCTGCGGCCGTTGCTCCCTCCGCAAGTAGGCGGATCCGCTGGATGCGCCTCCACTGGCCTTCGGGTGCAATGAGACTGCAATGCTGAATGACCATTCGATCGACTTGGACTGTTGGAAACGGTGGGACCGAAAACGGCAAGACGCCCGACCCGATATATGACTGCTTGGAGTCAATCTCTGACATCGCGTTGTTCTTTTAGTATTTCTTTGGTATTAATCACAACACCATAATTAGAATGGTGTTTTACGCGCTCCTTGATGGAGATGTCAAAGATGACTCACCAACAGAATAAACCCGTTCCGAGCGATCCTATCGTTAGTCACTCTGTAACATTCAAGCGCAGAGCGACCCCGGACCCCGACGGAATAAATCATCATGTCCGCTCTGGACATCGCATGGCCACGGGGGAAATTCTCGATCGCATTTGCCTGTTTCTCCGTTCCGGAAGCAAGACAATCATGCCCGGACGAGTACATGATCCGGTTTCACCAGCGCGTCAAATAAGCAATTATCAATTTGATATAAAACCATAAAATATAGATCGATCCCGGACTGAACAGGAGGCGCGCGCAGAACGTCCTTGATTCGCCCTCAATGCATGTGTGCATCGACTCATAAGAGGATAGCAAGTCCCGAGGATGACGGATGGCTCATTGAACCGTTTTCTCTCACCGCCACGATTTCCACTCAGAGAAGGAGCTGAATACCCAGTCATACGATTAGCTTAATTAACCAGATTACAATTTTGTTGAGCTTGAATGAATCATCAATCGAGCGAGCTGGCTTTGCACCAACTGAAACATATTGGTATGCATCATGCATTCGTGAAAGCCGCCTCATCTGGTTGAAAACTCAATATCCAAGGGAGTCTGAGCAATGAACAAAACCATTACCTTGACCGCGTTGATGGCCTGCTCGATGGGCACTCATGCCAGCATGGTGGAAATGCAGGACGCCGAATTGTCCTCAGTCCGAGGACAGATCAATTTGGTCAGCGTTGTGAATGCAGGCATCTTCAGTGACAGCGTATTCAGTCTGGTGAGCGGCTTCGGCGCTGACAGCCTGGTGTCCGGTGCCCAGATTCTGGGTGGCCGTTCCGTGTTGACCGGCGCGACAGTCCTTGCCAGCGGCTGGCTCTCCGCAGTCAACGTCGCGGGGCTCGCGCCCATTGGGACGCTCTTCAACCTGGGCGGTCTAGCCACGTTCTCCGGCGCCAACACGCTGGGCATTTCCGCATTCTCCGGTGTCAGCCTGCCTGTAGGGGCAACTGGGGCGAGTGTGGTAACCCTGCCGTGGACCTTCAACGGCTTTGGGGTCTTCAACCTGTTCTGATCCTCTGATCCGGCATTGACCATGGAAGTCAGCGATCGCACCGGTCGTTGGCTTCCATGCCATATCGATCAAGCCGTGGTTTGGCAATCCACTCGCGTAAGGAATGCACCAGATGATGACGAAAACCGAACTGGGCGTTTTGCTGTTCAGCGCAACTCTCGGTTATGCCGGTATGGCCCATGCAGACCTCCGGTCGATGGGCGATGCGGAACTCAGTGCGGTCCATGGCCAGCTGGCCATACTCCCGGGGCTGGTGAATGTGGGTCCCCTGTTCAACCTTCCGCTGACCGCCTTCAACCTGTTTGGGGCCACCAGCCTTTTGTCCGGCGTGAATATCGGGGCGCTGAGCGGCGGGACGATGCTGAACATCGGCGGCGTGACGGGCGTCTCGATCACCAATACCCTTGGACTCTCGCTTTTCAGCGGGTTTAGCCTACCGTTGGGAATCACGGGCGTTTCGGTCGTTTCGACGCCGTGGTCGATCAACGGACTGAGCGGCTTGAACGTCTTTTGACCCTGCAGGCGCGCTGACCCGCTTACGGCGCGTCGGCGGCCTGCACCCAAGACGCAAGCGCGCAGCGCAGCTCTCCCCCCGAGCGTGCATTGAGCGCTTCGGCGTCAGCCTTGGCGGCGGTCATACGGTCGGCCAGAGCCGGGCGCGCTGATCGAGCAACTCGAAGGCGATCGGGCTTTCGATGCCACCCTTGGCGAGAGCCATCACCTTGAAGGCCTCGCCCATTTCGCCCGGCATGAGCAGGCGCTTGGTGCGCTGCAGAAGATTGTAGTCCGCCACCAGATCCAGCCGACCCAGATGCGACTCGATGCCGGCGCCGATCAGGAACGCGGCCTGCGTCGTGTAGCCGTCCACCCGCCAGCCGGCAGCCTGGGCGGCCTCGGCAAGCGCAGTGAAATCGACCCAGGCAGTGATGTCCTGCAAGCCCGGCCAGCAGTAAGGGTCATTGTGAGCACGATGGCGATAGTGGCAGCGCAAGGTGCCACTCACCCGCTCGGGGTGGTAATACAAATGGCGCGGCAGACCATAATCGATCCAAAGCATGGCGCCACGCGAAAAGCTAGCGCCCAACGATGCCATCCAGGCCGGAAGCCATGGTTGGAGCTCGGTGGTGTAGCCGGGTGGCAGAACCCAGCCCAGCGCCGACTCGATCGCCTCGAGTTGAGCGATGAGCGCCGGCGAGGCCGGTGCCTGAGCATCCGCAAAGCCGCGTGCTGTGTCCCCACCGACCTGAAGCTCCGTCCAACCCGAGCCGTTCTTGTACGCCCTGACGACAGGCAATGCATCGAGCACCTCGTTGGCCAGAAGCACGCCCTCGATCGGCACTGCGGGCAGCACATCGAGCCAGCGCACCCGGTTGAGCAACTCGGGTACACGGCGGCGCAGCATCGCCCGCTGGCGCTCGCGCAGCTCAGCACTCCGCTCGAGGATCGCGTAGGTTGCCGGCAGTTGACCGCACTGCGCCAGAGTCTCCAGCAGGTCCGCAGCGAGCGCCCCACTCCCGGCCCCCAGTTCGAGCAACCAGGCCTCCGATCCCAGTTGTTCCAGCCAGTGCGCGCACGGGGCAGCCAGTGTGCGGCCGAACAGCGGCGTCAACTCGGGCGCCGTCACAAAATCGCCCTCAGCACCGAACTTGGTGGCGCC
This Candidatus Macondimonas diazotrophica DNA region includes the following protein-coding sequences:
- a CDS encoding complex I NDUFA9 subunit family protein codes for the protein MKSLCIGVLGGSGFVGHHLLPHLHDQGHHLRVFTRWPERHRDLRVLPGLELRAVDVHDEAALTEALRGCQAAVNLVGILNETGHTHRTFRHVHVDLPAKLARASRRAGATRIIHLSAAGADPNHGASMYLRTKGEGEQQLHINGGDRLDITILRPSVIFGPGDLFLNRFAQLLKWAPGIFPLPCPWARMQPVFVGDVVLALAACLDRPDTIGQRYCLGGPHVHTLIELVRQTAETARIRRVVVPLPDMISRLQAAIMAYLPGKPFSMDNYHSTQIDNVCPTNALTTVFALAPRSVAAMLPTYLPMRGSPRP
- the cca gene encoding multifunctional CCA tRNA nucleotidyl transferase/2'3'-cyclic phosphodiesterase/2'nucleotidase/phosphatase (catalyzes the addition and repair of the essential 3'-terminal CCA sequence in tRNAs without using a nucleic acid template; phosphohydrolase activities include hydrolysis of pyrophosphate, 5'-nucleoside tri- and diphosphates, NADP, and 2'-AMP with the production of Pi, metal-dependent phosphodiesterase activity for 2',3'-cAMP, 2',3'-cGMP, and 2',3'-cCMP, and hydrolysis 2',3'-cyclic substrates with the formation of 2'-nucleotides and 3'-nucleotides; these phosphohydrolase activities are probably involved in the repair of the tRNA 3'-CCA terminus degraded by intracellular RNases), encoding MNRSKTETLQTYLVGGAVRDELLSLPVRERDHVVIGATPEQMRAHGFRQVGRDFPVFLHPRTGEEYALARTERKSGPGHRGFVVHADPDVDLEEDLRRRDLTINAMARAADGTLIDPYGGQRDLAARRLQHVSPAFVEDPLRILRVARFASRLAPLGFSVAPETLALMRQMVEQGMLAELTAERVWREWEKALEQPVPGVFFTVLHACGAHQMLWPELPWPDRDPPVWRTFLDDLALRESRPRLRYAGLWLAAAVVPTAHAAVARRYRIPVRFADLANLALGPGASPPAGTDAETWLGFLEDTDALRRPARFLEFLDLLAEWEHFSQARSPSAACLRRVFQQVNTVSSDALRQAGHSGWALGQEIRNARRRVIQDVLWERQNQPD
- a CDS encoding undecaprenyl-diphosphate phosphatase, giving the protein MSAYLAALVLGIIEGLTEFLPVSSTGHLILAAEWMGVHDEKGKLFEVVIQLGAILAICWEYRARLGGVVGGLSSDAQARRFATNVMIAFLPAAVLGALFIGPIKSVLFQTPIVASAWILGGIFILWTERRMHEVHVHEVEDLRPVDALKVGLAQTLALIPGVSRSGATIIGGLWFGLSRRAATEFSFFLAIPTMFAAASYDLYKHGALLTVEDIGPFAVGFAAAFASAFIAVRALLRYIQRHDFSVFAWYRIVFGILILAVG
- a CDS encoding cytochrome c, translated to MGADAPGFAERAIAFHKSADEIAAAARRKDIQDVTANLSRTLVQCVGCHATYRQDIIGKRSHDRLVEPFIGSHH
- a CDS encoding class I SAM-dependent methyltransferase produces the protein MVTGSSASDLPLPSEAALAHSARLCAHIAAEVAQSGGRIGFDRYMELALYAPGLGYYSAGATKFGAEGDFVTAPELTPLFGRTLAAPCAHWLEQLGSEAWLLELGAGSGALAADLLETLAQCGQLPATYAILERSAELRERQRAMLRRRVPELLNRVRWLDVLPAVPIEGVLLANEVLDALPVVRAYKNGSGWTELQVGGDTARGFADAQAPASPALIAQLEAIESALGWVLPPGYTTELQPWLPAWMASLGASFSRGAMLWIDYGLPRHLYYHPERVSGTLRCHYRHRAHNDPYCWPGLQDITAWVDFTALAEAAQAAGWRVDGYTTQAAFLIGAGIESHLGRLDLVADYNLLQRTKRLLMPGEMGEAFKVMALAKGGIESPIAFELLDQRARLWPTV